CTCTTGCCTAGTGTATTTTTACACCATGAGAATTAATGACATCAGTTTCAGTTTCATGTTCTGTGTTCATAATGTTTGGCTTCTACGCACTGGAGTTTCAGATACATTTCTTAAAAATGTTTCTATTGAACGTTTTTAGCATGATTACGAAGACGATGTAAACAAAACTGTAACAAACTGAAAGATCTCGACGAAAGATAGTGAGTTAGAATCACAGCAGGAGTTTTTAAGACTTGTTTGGAACATATCCAACATACTAGCTAGATAGTATGCTTCCAAAATGATTTTTGGAAGGAAGGTGATTGTGTATGGGAAGAATCTTTACTGACCTGTGAAACGTGACAGAGAGGAATCTGCTCTGACCAAATCTATAGGTACATTTGCTGTGTTCTCTTTTCTAACAACATTAATTGTTAGGTACCAAGACCACTGATTCAGGTAATTTCCACAGGTTCCACTGGTTCATTGGAAGCGGCTATGAATTAGTACACGCTAATGTACTAATTAATATAAGAGATCCTTCTTTTTATTGTCAAATGCAGTAAAAAGAGAAAGCTTGGAGTCAGACAGGGAGCATATTTTGATTTCCGTTTTTGGAGTAAAATTGTGTTCAGAGAACTAGGCAACTACCTCATCAGTCTGCTGTGCGTGACAGATGGAAATTTTCACTTTGTATTGTGATCCGCAGCAATAAGGAGGTGTTTTGTAGATATAATAAATGTCGGAATAGCAATAGGGACTGGTGGAtgattttcaatgcattttatcTCTAATgctctctggaacagatttaagTATTTGAGCTATTGTGAAATTTTGATCAGTGCACTGTATGATGTTCGGGAGGAAAAGACAACATGGTTAATAGAATTATTCATTCAATGGATTGAGTGGACAGAtatattttcccccctttctcctagTTCTAGAACTCAGGGTCACCCAATGAAGTGGATTGGAAGTAGATTCAGAAAGGACAAATAGGGGTACTGTTATCATTCAGTGTATAATTAACTTTTGGCGATGGCCACCACActagatttattttaaaacaggttAAATTATTTCACAGAGGACAAGTCTGTCAATGACTATTATGTACAAAAGCAGAGTCAGTATATTTCTAAAAATCAGAGGGTGGGTGCATACAATGGAAAAGCTTGTAAGGCCCTCTTGGGAGAATCTGGGCAGCAACTGGGGGAACTTTCTATAATAAGATTATCTGATCCGGTACAACTCCTGTTATGCAAGTCCACCAGGAAAAAATTCCAATCATCATAGGCTATCCGAATTATTTCTTCACTCTCTAAGGCTGCCGTCCTCAGCACATTTACTCAGCAGTAATTGTCCTGTTGACCTCAAGTCGTAAGCATAAGTAAAGATGAATGTCACGAACATTTCCCAGAGAATGGAAGAGATAAAAAAGTGTGCTTTCCCATTGAATACACAGCAAAAAAGCATGTGGTGTTGCCTCTTAGACATCTTTGTCTGCTTCTGTTCAAGAATCTCCCTCTTCTTTTCAGGATTTTGTTCACTGATCAAGGCTTTGTGTATCTCTGTGTGTTGATCCTCCCTGTTTTATTTCCAAATCTCCAAGTCAGATGTGCTATGAGACTAAAAGCTATCATATTTTAGCTCTGTAAAATGGAACTTGTGTTTAACATATGACTCAAGATTTGATGTTTTGGAAGATGGTAAGGAAGCATGGAAAAGAGTTGCCCTCAAATGAAATGGATTTTGGAATGTAGGGCGTGCCTGTAAAATATATAGTAATTTTCTAAACTTTTAGAACCTTATTCAGTCATCGGTCTCACCTGGTCTCTGCGAGAGAAAGGCCTCTGCACATTCAGTTTCCAAATGTGGGGAATCTTTGCAGAAGCCCAATTCCTCACCCCTTTTGCTGTTTGAAATTCCAGAAAATCTTCCAAATTTTACAGCATAAAATGTTGATAGAACTCTCACCTGCGTGTTGGTGTCAAAAGTGTAGGTATAAGCTGTAGTTCAGTAAAAGTGGCAAGTTATCAGTTGTAAGAAACATGTATTACAGCTTTTATTTTAAGAGATAGACAGATTGATCAAGTAAATTAGAATAATAGTATTGTGCGGCCACTTCCAAACCCTATACTGTGGTTAATTTAAACCCAGCTTCATAAATGATGGTTTGAAGCTGTCTTGTTTCAagataagaaaacaacaacaacacagtttgtCAAAGCTGAACAATATGACAAACTGTTATATTGCTaatcaaaaatggaaacaaatgctCCGAAATTCCATATGGCTTCATCAGAAGAGGAGGGTGTCTGAGTCCTAGAGAGACTAGATTCATTTCCATCATGATAAACCATTGTTTATCACGATGTCCAAACTCAGTCAGTGACTATAGTCCAAGATCATGCACTGAGTTTATGGCTGAAGCAGGGATTGTCATGACAGGCAGGAAAGGGATTATCCCAGAAGTAAATCTAATAATTTATTACACCACACAATTGTCATTTATAGCTCCTAACATGCCAAGGGGGATCTACTGCCAGGAACATTTCCTGAAAACTGCAACCTTAACCAGAAATTTAGTTCTTCAACTGTGCATGCTGTGCATCATATGGTATGAGTTCTTCCTTGGAAATTTAGCTTCGTATGCTTGCTTGTGGTAGTCATTCTGAGAATGGTTGACATTGCTTTGCAATATCCTACACTTAACCCAGTGTGGTAGCACTAGACTCCTAAGCAGATGTTATTTGGTTTGTAGAGGAGGATATATCACAGACGGCAAAAAGCCCAACATCTGCTGGTGTGTTGGATTAGGGGGTGCAgatgctgcttgtttgttttccttaAATGCCTGCTGCCAGAGAGGGAACCAAATGGGTGGACAAAATAAGCTGCCTGCTTGCGGTGGCGAGAAGTTCTCTTCGGTTGTGCCTTTTGCGACATGTCCTATTCAAAATTTGCCAAGATTAGTCTGGCGTGAATGAGGAAGAAGGAATTCTGACAGACTCATCCTTCCCTGTCACTTACAGTTATGGCAAGGATGCGTTTATTCTGGAACACATTGTGCAACAAACAAGAGCGCTGCCTTTAGATCTTTACTAATTACTAGCCTTCGTTTTATTGCAATGGTCTACTTTGTTCATTGCTCTGATtcagttggggtgggggctgccacGTTGCAATTGGAGAACGTGAAGCCACCTTTAAAGATGCAGATCAAACAGAAGGCAAGGCTGCTGTTCTTCCCCCAGTGTTCTTGTCTGCCCTCCCCATACTCTCTGCAACAGGGCAAATATTATCTGGGTTGCCTCCTGGTGACCTTAGGTTGAGTCAACGTAACCTATCTAAAGACTGAATCTCCAAGTTAGCTGTGTGTTTGTGCTGCTTGGCTCTAGGAACAAAGCTTTCATCCCTTTCACCCTATCTCTCCAAGCTTTGTCCTTTGCGGAAGCCAATTTGGAGCTACGATCTGGACCTTAATCATGGTTGCAATCAGCTTCTCCAAGCAATGAACCTTGTCCTCTGAGCGGTTCACAAGTTTGAAACCAATAAGACACAAATGCAACCAAAATGCCAAACGATTaatatttttcataatttatttaacaaaacataTATATGCCACTTGATTATAAGAAAGCTTCTGAGCGGTTTACCAAAACCACGTTCCAGTGCAAAGATCAGGCTGTGTTTAAGTTCTCGCATTTCAGAAAGAGTGGATGTTTCGGAAAGTgtgaaaatgcaaactgaattgaatcatCTTCCTCATCACTAATCGGGAAGCAAGGATAACCACCCATCCTTTCCCATTATACAGGGATATATTATGCAGGGACATGGTTATATAATAGGGACatggttatataataataataataatttattatttataccccgcccatctagctgggcttcccctgccacgttatcttccaacacacattaaacaTTATAAGCCCTGATATCTCACCTCTCAATACAAAAAAGACCTTCAGCTCAAAAACTTCGCAGTATGCTTTTCTGCTCTTGCTTTTATATTTCTGAAAGTGAAAAAAATAAGCATTTGCTCAATCCTTGCAGTTGCTGAGTGCAACTTTGTTGTAATCaattccctctctcccaccctgcCATCACCAAGTAGAGACATTGTCAAGAAGAAATGAATTCCTCTTCATGCACATGCTATAAAGCGCAACTGTTGGAACCGTTTGTCCATGACGCAGCTGTAGGGGGATGTGCTAACTCAAATTTACAGGCACCGAAATCTTTGTGATTTGCGATATTAGAAGCAGAGGCCCAAACTGTTGACTTGGTTGAACCTAGATCTTCTGAGTGCTGGTTCTTTCAGTGCAACCCTTTACACGCCTGATCAGAAATTTAATGAGTCTTACTCCCACCTAAGTAGGTATAGATAGGCTTGCAGCCTTCGTTATtggtttggatttttttaaatagcttttcAACCCTAGTGGCTCATAAAGTGTCTTGCAATAATCATTACAAAGCAGTTGTAATATCAGTTGAAACAGCAATTACTTTGAAAGCTACAACTAACATTACACAACAAGAGAAAGCAAAAGAGGAAATGGCAGAAGAGAAAACAGAAGAGGGCCAGAATGTGCCAATTTGacctataaaaaggtaaaggtaccctctGGTTTTTTAGGGGGCTGGGCCCTCTCAGTGTTCAGAAGGTGTTTGGCCCCGCTCCCCTGGCTTcacatgatgtcacacatgtgacCTCAAGACATTGCGTTTGGTcccctcaatcatcttgagaagATGGGTACTAAGACCCAGGTACAAAAGAACTATTAAGTATAGGGACTAGGCCATATTCCCCGTTAAAATACACTTTAGGGGTGGGAGTATCTGTTAATTCTGAGcactctcggtttctcattttttccaatataAATTCAGTTTTCTACATCTCCACATCGGTTTGTGATATACGTATATATAGAcactgaaaattcatcagcgctTCAGTGTAGATTTCTCCAAATACATACATTTTGGCAAATTAATTTTACCAAATATAAAGCATTAATGTTcttttccagcccccccccccagtatatagCTGggaaactgtgttgcaaaatccaGGCACTTACTAATtgcaaaagatggctgtgtttcggtttccatattgtttcaggaagtgtggatGCGGTAGTttggcctttaaatgcaaactgaatcaaatttcactCCCCTTTCCTATTCAGCAGGTTTTCTCTTTCAGGAGTGTTTGTGAGAACCAGTTCTGAAACTGCACTTAAAACAATGCTGTCCTGCTTTTTTACATAACTGGTAGGCATGCTAGGTTCATAAACCCAACCTGTGCTTTTAGTCACTTCAAGCAGGGTATCCttcaagtttaaaaacaaacccaaattatATACCAAGGAAGCCCACATGCTTCACTAACATTATCCCTCCAATTTTGCGCTAAGAACCAATTATCTAAATCATGCAGGCCTGCTTGCAGTTACATAATATCTAATTCTGATATTAGGGGTTTTTACAGAATACAAAGTCCTTAGAAAAGACCGGAGAATGtaagagtaaaaaaagaaagtagaTGTGATGGACAGGCAGGTTGATGGACAGGCACAATGAACCACCCTGTTTCCTGAAATCATGCCCAAGcctctttttgtttttccaaagccatgaggactagaaacatttattttttaagaaagaaggaaaaattgCATTTTTCAGGAAGGACTTAGAGGCCAGAGGTCTGTTCTGCATGTGAAAATTCCTGAAACTCACGGCAATCATAATAATGGAGAACCAACGCCCTGAAAGCCATGTAAATATGCTGGTTCTGGGTGCAAATGAAGCCACCACTTCTCTTAGCCTGTTGAGGGGAATAATTTAGGTCTCCAATGCATGTCCATCGGTCTTCAGGATGCGAAGAAACACACCACTTAGAATGGTCGTAATAGGATGAGAATGAGGAGTTCCATGGCGTGCCAACAAGGTTTACATTGTAGACGTGGTAAGGAAGGGAGCAATTGGAGAACAGTCGGCGTCCTTTGCGTTGCCAGGATTCCACCAGGAAGTTTGTTTGCAGTTTCTGAGCCATCCAGGCTGTGTAGATATCTGGCAAATCAGGGGTTGGGGGCAAGTGAGAAATTATCACTGGCTTTGCTTCTTAAATTGACTCCATTGGGGCTAATGTTTGTATACTTTGTTTCAGTTTGCCACTGAGGGAAGAGAATGCTGGATTAGGcaggcctctggtctgatccagcatggctttgaagtttttaaGTAGCAaataaaccatgggtaggcaacctaaggcccatggtctggatgtggcccaatcaccttctcaatccggcccgcggatggtcagggaatcagcgtgtttttacatgagtagaatgtgtgcttttatttaaaacgcatctctgggttatttgtggggcataggaatttgttcattcccatcccacccaccccccaaaaaaatatagtccggcccaccacatggtctgagggacggtggatcgGCTCGGCCCACAACtgagaaaggttgctgacccctgaaataaaCTCTCCCTGCTTCTCTGTCTCTTTTCAGTTGACACTCAATATCTTATGGCTTTCTATGAGAATTGGGCATGCTCAGTACTCATTAGGCTAGTTTGAAGGAaggtcaccccccaccccactttggtttcaatttcattttgtttcattccaTTTCATTCTCAGTGGCTCCAGTCTTGTCCGCAAGGAGACCCTGAAGTTTCCTGTTAGAGGGAATTGTATTTTTTGAAGGACCCCTAGATGTTTGTAATGATTAAGGTGGCGGGTGTTCAATTTTGATTAAGGTGTTCCAGTGTTCAGAGTTTGGGTTGCAACTTCATTGCCATTATCACTATTTTTCTACCCTCAATGGGAGGTGAATGATTATCCATCCCTTTGTTATTAAGGATATGCAAATATATAGATATTTTCCACAAAAGTGATAACTTCATGATAGATATCCTTACCTTCGCGATCGTACCGTGTTTTCGCAAAGTTGAAAAGAATTTCTCCCTGGGCTGACTGAAGCTTGATAAGGCTTTGATTTGAAGGAACTGAAGGCAGCTGTGCTCTTGCACACATTGTTTGCAGGTTGAGGAGGTCTGCTTGAAAGGGCTTTGGGATGGAACAGTTGTAGACATTTGGGTTGTAGAATAACAATTGCTTATctgaagaaaacagaaacaaaagctatgtttaaaagaaaaaatcgGGGAAAGTGCTAAATCCTGTCCTAGTTTTGAAGAATGTATGCAAGCAGCATTGGTACAAGCAAGTTTTGTAAGAGGAGGTAGGCAGGATCTATTACACACCCATCTGATTCCTGAGTTTCTAGAAGGAATTGTTTCCTGCTTTACACTTTTGCATGCAGCGCTGTTTCCACACTGCTGCGGTTCGTCCTCTGCCAAAAACTACGTTATTTGTCTTGTTGTTCCCTTGTCATTTACTTTATTCCACTCCATACACTTCAATGCAGCGAAAACATGGTGCAAATTGAGAGAAGGGTATAATCAATCATGTATCCTTTGCAGACTTAAAGAAACAACAGCCAACACCTatcatattcatagctgccaagttttcccttttctcgcgaggaagcctattcagcataagggaaaatccctgaaaaaaagggataacttggcagctatgatcatattCCATGGGTGAACACTTGTTTCAGCCCACTGGTTCCTTGTGGGCTGATTTGTGTGATCATGCAGTCCATACCGCTAGCATAGTCTTATAACTCTCCTAGCAGAAATGTCAACATGGACCTCTCCCCTGACATTTTCCCAGGTACATCAAGGAAAtttttcctccacccctgcttagTGCTTGTGTGAAAGTTGATGCTCTTGAGAGTCTTTGAGCAGATATGGTTCATCTTTAGCCATAGATCCTGCTTTGGGGCTGTGCTTCACCCAGGATCAGGTGATTATGTTGCCCAATCATAGGCATCTTCATTCAGAATAAACTTGGAAAAgctgtagaccaggcttcctcaaactcggccctccagatgttttgagactacaattcccatcatccctgaccactggtcctgctagctagggatcatgggagttgtaggccaaaaacatctggagggtcgagtttgaggaagcctgatatagacCAAACTTTTCAGCTGCAATTCCATACacactgacctgggagtaagtctcatttaa
The genomic region above belongs to Zootoca vivipara chromosome 7, rZooViv1.1, whole genome shotgun sequence and contains:
- the DNASE2B gene encoding deoxyribonuclease-2-beta isoform X1, with the protein product MTVRILWSISLLFFGTALPLRASQISCINDDGKPVDWYVLYKFPKHMSHNVAGIGLKYMFMDSSAPIWKPSKYFVNMTESALGQTLQQLYRTYKSKENSTAYVMYNDGPPNKMNYSWTHGHSKGFLLLDQSRGFWVIHSIPEFPPFPKDGYGYPRTGKYNGQIAICITFQYEQFAEIDKQLLFYNPNVYNCSIPKPFQADLLNLQTMCARAQLPSVPSNQSLIKLQSAQGEILFNFAKTRYDREDIYTAWMAQKLQTNFLVESWQRKGRRLFSNCSLPYHVYNVNLVGTPWNSSFSSYYDHSKWCVSSHPEDRWTCIGDLNYSPQQAKRSGGFICTQNQHIYMAFRALVLHYYDCREFQEFSHAEQTSGL
- the DNASE2B gene encoding deoxyribonuclease-2-beta isoform X2; amino-acid sequence: MTVRILWSISLLFFGTALPLRASQISCINDDGKPVDWYVLYKFPKHMSHNVAGIGLKYMFMDSSAPIWKPSKYFVNMTESALGQTLQQLYRTYKSKENSTAYVMYNDGPPNKMNYSWTHGHSKGFLLLDQSRGFWVIHSIPEFPPFPKDGYGYPRTGKYNGQIAICITFQYEQFAEIDKQLLFYNPNVYNCSIPKPFQADLLNLQTMCARAQLPSVPSNQSLIKLQSAQGEILFNFAKTRYDREDIYTAWMAQKLQTNFLVESWQRKGRRLFSNCSLPYHVYNVNLVGTPWNSSFSSYYDHSKWCVSSHPEDRWTCIGDLNYSPQQAKRSGGFICTQNQHIYMAFRALVLHYYDCQI
- the DNASE2B gene encoding deoxyribonuclease-2-beta isoform X3; protein product: MSHNVAGIGLKYMFMDSSAPIWKPSKYFVNMTESALGQTLQQLYRTYKSKENSTAYVMYNDGPPNKMNYSWTHGHSKGFLLLDQSRGFWVIHSIPEFPPFPKDGYGYPRTGKYNGQIAICITFQYEQFAEIDKQLLFYNPNVYNCSIPKPFQADLLNLQTMCARAQLPSVPSNQSLIKLQSAQGEILFNFAKTRYDREDIYTAWMAQKLQTNFLVESWQRKGRRLFSNCSLPYHVYNVNLVGTPWNSSFSSYYDHSKWCVSSHPEDRWTCIGDLNYSPQQAKRSGGFICTQNQHIYMAFRALVLHYYDCREFQEFSHAEQTSGL